In Oscillatoria acuminata PCC 6304, a single window of DNA contains:
- a CDS encoding carbon dioxide-concentrating mechanism protein CcmK — MSIAVGMVETLGFPAVVEAADAMVKAARVTLVGYEKIGSGRVTVIVRGDVSEVQASVGAAVENVRRVNGGQVLSTHIIARPHENLEYVLPIRYTEAVEQFRESTTGIRLSR, encoded by the coding sequence ATGTCTATTGCAGTTGGAATGGTAGAAACCCTCGGGTTTCCCGCAGTTGTAGAAGCCGCAGACGCAATGGTGAAAGCCGCCCGCGTCACCTTAGTCGGATATGAGAAAATCGGAAGCGGTCGCGTCACCGTCATCGTGCGTGGAGATGTTTCGGAAGTGCAAGCCTCCGTCGGTGCAGCCGTGGAAAATGTCAGACGAGTGAATGGTGGACAAGTCTTGTCTACCCACATCATTGCCCGTCCTCATGAGAACCTAGAGTATGTCCTCCCGATTCGCTACACCGAAGCGGTGGAGCAATTCCGGGAAAGCACCACAGGCATTCGTTTAAGCCGATAA
- a CDS encoding carbon dioxide-concentrating mechanism protein CcmK: protein MPIAVGMIETRGFPAVVEAADAMVKAARVTLVGYEKIGSARVTVIVRGDVSEVQASVSAGVESVKRVNGGEVVSTHIIARPHENLEYVLPIRYTEAVEQFRTY from the coding sequence ATGCCTATAGCAGTGGGAATGATTGAAACCAGAGGCTTCCCAGCCGTGGTAGAAGCGGCTGACGCGATGGTAAAAGCAGCCCGCGTAACCCTTGTGGGATATGAAAAAATCGGCAGCGCTCGCGTAACCGTGATCGTGCGCGGAGACGTCTCGGAAGTGCAAGCCTCCGTCTCGGCTGGGGTGGAATCGGTCAAGCGTGTGAATGGCGGAGAAGTTGTCTCCACCCACATTATTGCCCGTCCGCATGAGAACCTAGAATATGTGCTGCCGATCCGGTACACCGAAGCGGTCGAGCAGTTCCGAACGTATTAA
- a CDS encoding EutN/CcmL family microcompartment protein — protein sequence MQLAQVRGSVVSTQKDPNLQGVKLLLLQLIDEEGQLIPKYEVAADNVGAGVGEWVLVTIGSAARQVIRSDERPVDAAVIAIVDTVNVENRTLYSKKETDRFR from the coding sequence ATGCAACTTGCCCAAGTTCGCGGTAGCGTCGTCAGTACGCAAAAGGATCCAAATCTGCAAGGAGTTAAATTACTCCTGTTGCAATTAATCGATGAGGAAGGACAACTCATCCCCAAATACGAAGTCGCTGCGGATAATGTAGGGGCCGGTGTAGGGGAATGGGTTTTAGTAACCATTGGCAGTGCAGCAAGGCAGGTTATCCGTAGTGACGAGCGTCCCGTGGACGCGGCAGTCATTGCGATCGTAGACACGGTGAATGTTGAAAATCGCACTCTTTACAGCAAAAAAGAAACCGATCGCTTTCGTTAG
- a CDS encoding NADH-quinone oxidoreductase subunit M yields MLSALIWVPTIGAALIGFFPNQMNPKRSRQIALAITFVTFIWSLILLSQFDPTGVGLQFEENLPWLEYLGLSYRLGLDGLSLPLILLNGLLTLIALYSTNEGITRPRFYYALILLLNAGVAGAFLAQDLLLFFLFYEVELIPLYLLIAIWGGARRGYAATKFLLYTAISGILILASFLGLVWLTHADSFAYQAFAGASLPLKSQLLLLAPLLIGFAIKTPIVPFHTWLPDAHVEASTPISVMLAGVLLKLGTYGLLRFGVGLFPDAWAYWAPWLATVAVVSVLYGAFSAISQTDMKKMVAFSSVAHMGYILLACAANTPVSIVGAVFQMVSHGLISALLFLLVGVVYKKAGTRDLRVLHGLLNPERGLPMIGSLMVLAVMASAGIPGMAGFIAEFIIFRGSLPVFPVQTLLSMIGTGLTAVYFLLLINRAFFGRLSEQVVNLPPVQWSDRIPAIVLAVFVVILGLLPSGLVAYSETAATALSLGRPTLSAVVHQEAHQEAIAVSHESDVPTLFSVNP; encoded by the coding sequence ATGCTGAGTGCTTTAATCTGGGTGCCGACGATCGGTGCCGCTCTTATTGGATTTTTCCCTAACCAGATGAACCCAAAGCGATCGCGTCAGATTGCCTTGGCGATCACCTTTGTCACATTCATCTGGTCTCTGATTCTCCTCAGTCAATTTGACCCGACTGGGGTCGGCTTACAATTCGAGGAAAATCTGCCTTGGCTCGAATACCTCGGGTTGAGCTACCGACTGGGATTAGATGGGTTGTCTTTACCCTTAATCCTCTTAAATGGTTTGCTCACCCTCATCGCCCTCTACAGTACCAACGAGGGGATTACCCGCCCGCGATTTTACTACGCTTTAATCTTGCTGCTGAATGCCGGGGTTGCCGGTGCATTCCTCGCCCAAGACTTACTGCTGTTTTTCCTGTTCTATGAAGTCGAACTGATTCCCCTCTATCTCTTAATTGCCATTTGGGGGGGAGCAAGACGGGGTTATGCAGCCACCAAGTTTTTACTCTATACCGCCATTTCTGGTATCTTAATTCTCGCCTCATTTTTAGGCTTAGTTTGGCTGACCCATGCCGATAGCTTTGCTTATCAAGCCTTTGCTGGTGCATCACTGCCGTTAAAATCGCAACTGCTCCTCTTAGCCCCTTTGTTAATCGGATTTGCCATCAAAACCCCGATTGTCCCCTTCCACACTTGGTTACCCGATGCTCACGTGGAAGCCTCCACGCCGATTTCGGTGATGTTAGCTGGGGTATTGTTGAAGTTAGGAACCTACGGGTTATTGCGCTTTGGAGTCGGTTTATTTCCTGATGCTTGGGCTTATTGGGCTCCTTGGTTAGCCACAGTGGCGGTGGTGAGCGTTCTGTATGGAGCGTTTAGCGCCATTTCCCAAACCGATATGAAAAAAATGGTGGCATTTAGTTCCGTGGCCCACATGGGGTATATTCTCCTCGCCTGTGCTGCTAATACGCCGGTGAGCATTGTCGGCGCGGTGTTCCAAATGGTCAGTCATGGCTTGATTTCGGCCTTACTGTTTCTGTTGGTTGGGGTGGTTTACAAGAAAGCGGGGACTCGGGACTTGCGCGTGTTGCATGGGTTGTTGAATCCAGAACGCGGGTTACCGATGATTGGGTCCTTGATGGTGCTGGCGGTGATGGCGAGTGCGGGGATTCCCGGGATGGCGGGATTTATTGCGGAGTTTATTATCTTTCGCGGCAGTTTACCCGTGTTTCCGGTGCAAACGCTTTTGAGTATGATTGGGACGGGTTTAACGGCGGTTTATTTCTTGTTGCTGATTAACCGGGCCTTTTTTGGTCGGTTGTCTGAGCAGGTGGTGAATTTGCCGCCGGTGCAGTGGTCCGATCGCATTCCGGCGATCGTCTTAGCGGTGTTTGTCGTGATTTTAGGCTTGCTTCCCAGTGGCTTGGTTGCTTATAGTGAAACCGCAGCCACAGCCTTGAGTCTAGGACGGCCTACCCTGAGTGCAGTAGTTCATCAGGAGGCTCATCAGGAGGCGATCGCTGTTTCCCATGAATCCGATGTTCCCACCCTCTTCTCTGTCAATCCCTGA
- a CDS encoding NAD(P)H-quinone oxidoreductase subunit F, whose amino-acid sequence MNQLLVQTSWWVPLYSLLGAIITLPWSSAIVRRTGPRPGAYINLLATIVAFIHGGFLFRTTWGHGPEFIVINWLSTGDLDLSFVLEISQMSTGALEAITGLSLVAQVYALGYMEKDWSLARFFGLMGFFEAAMSGLAISNSLFLSYALLEMLTLSTYLIVGFWYAQPLVVTAARDAFLTKRVGDILLLMGVVSVGTLAGSFNFADIEVWAETAELSPMVANFLGLTLIAGPIGKCAQFPLHLWLDEAMEGPNPASLLRNSLVVSCGAYVLIKLSPVVSLSPLAETTLIVVGTMTAIGASLVAIAQIDIKRTLSHSTSAVLGLVFIAVGMQHVDVALLLLLTHAIAKALLFTSIGSIILTTSNQNITEMGGLWSKMPATTLAFVVGSAGTIALIPLGNFWAMERWVNGFWSVPWWLLLLLIVFNGLTALNLTRVFCLVFLGPTQPKTRRAPEVPWPMAVPMVSLSIVTLLTPLMLQHWQLLLSWAGPWARNGPDPAVFDLPLVVISGIVGCIVGGVIYLNPNRSEPVHLPWKPLQDLFAYDFYIDKLYGVTVVLAVQQFSRFTAWIDRYFVDGLVNLVGLATVFSGQGLKYTVPGGSQLYVLTILIGVALLGLLMSSLL is encoded by the coding sequence ATGAATCAGTTGCTCGTCCAAACGAGTTGGTGGGTTCCTTTATATAGCTTACTCGGCGCAATTATCACCCTCCCCTGGTCGTCGGCGATCGTCCGACGCACGGGACCGCGACCCGGTGCTTACATCAACCTACTGGCAACCATCGTGGCATTTATTCATGGGGGATTCTTATTTAGAACCACCTGGGGTCACGGCCCGGAATTCATCGTGATCAATTGGCTCAGTACCGGAGATTTAGATCTATCCTTCGTTCTAGAAATCTCCCAAATGAGTACCGGAGCACTAGAAGCAATCACGGGATTGAGTCTGGTTGCCCAAGTCTACGCCCTAGGCTACATGGAAAAAGACTGGTCTTTAGCCCGGTTTTTTGGCCTAATGGGATTTTTTGAAGCAGCCATGAGTGGTCTAGCAATTAGTAACTCCTTATTTTTGAGTTACGCCTTACTGGAAATGCTGACCCTTTCCACCTACCTAATTGTCGGATTCTGGTACGCCCAACCCTTAGTTGTCACCGCTGCGCGAGATGCCTTCTTAACCAAACGGGTGGGAGATATTTTGTTACTCATGGGGGTGGTTAGTGTCGGCACTTTAGCCGGTAGCTTCAACTTTGCCGATATCGAAGTGTGGGCTGAAACTGCCGAACTTTCTCCAATGGTGGCGAACTTCCTAGGATTAACCTTAATCGCCGGTCCCATTGGTAAATGTGCTCAATTTCCCTTGCACTTGTGGTTAGATGAGGCAATGGAAGGTCCAAATCCGGCCTCCTTACTCCGAAATTCTCTAGTGGTGAGTTGTGGCGCTTATGTGCTGATTAAACTCTCGCCGGTAGTGTCTCTCTCTCCGCTTGCGGAAACCACCTTAATTGTGGTGGGGACGATGACAGCGATCGGGGCTTCTTTAGTGGCGATCGCCCAAATCGATATTAAACGCACCCTCTCCCACTCCACCAGCGCTGTCTTGGGATTAGTCTTTATCGCCGTGGGGATGCAGCACGTTGATGTAGCGCTGTTATTGCTCCTCACCCATGCGATCGCCAAAGCCCTCCTCTTTACCAGCATTGGTTCCATCATCCTCACCACCAGCAACCAAAACATCACCGAAATGGGTGGATTGTGGTCAAAAATGCCCGCCACCACCCTCGCCTTTGTTGTCGGTAGCGCCGGGACGATCGCCCTCATCCCTCTCGGGAACTTTTGGGCAATGGAACGCTGGGTCAACGGATTTTGGAGCGTTCCCTGGTGGTTATTGCTCCTGCTAATCGTCTTTAATGGCTTAACCGCCCTCAACTTAACCCGAGTCTTCTGTCTCGTCTTCCTCGGTCCCACCCAACCCAAAACCCGCCGTGCACCAGAAGTCCCTTGGCCGATGGCCGTCCCAATGGTGAGCTTAAGCATCGTCACCCTGCTCACCCCCCTGATGCTCCAACATTGGCAACTCTTGCTCAGTTGGGCCGGACCTTGGGCCAGAAACGGACCGGATCCGGCAGTCTTTGACTTGCCCTTGGTGGTCATCTCCGGTATTGTCGGCTGTATTGTCGGGGGAGTGATTTATCTCAACCCCAACCGCAGCGAACCCGTCCACCTCCCCTGGAAACCGTTACAAGACCTATTTGCTTATGACTTTTACATCGATAAGCTGTACGGAGTCACCGTGGTGTTAGCGGTTCAACAGTTTTCCCGATTCACCGCTTGGATAGACCGCTACTTTGTCGATGGACTGGTCAACTTGGTGGGTTTAGCTACTGTATTCAGTGGTCAAGGCTTAAAATATACCGTTCCTGGGGGGTCTCAACTCTATGTTTTGACCATTCTCATTGGCGTTGCACTTTTGGGTCTGTTGATGAGTTCATTGTTATAA